In Castanea sativa cultivar Marrone di Chiusa Pesio chromosome 6, ASM4071231v1, a single window of DNA contains:
- the LOC142641318 gene encoding uncharacterized protein LOC142641318, which translates to MVCFCFLVDQKRKTRSTKPVAGSCSRCGGGASVADMITSTRFCYVPFYWKSWKAIICTFCGAILKSYR; encoded by the coding sequence AtggtttgcttttgttttttggtggaTCAAAAGAGGAAGACAAGGAGCACCAAGCCGGTGGCGGGGTCATGCTCGCGGTGCGGCGGTGGAGCAAGCGTGGCTGACATGATAACATCGACACGGTTTTGTTATGTTCCATTTTATTGGAAATCTTGGAAGGCTATTATATGTACTTTTTGTGGAGCAATTCTCAAGTCTTATAGATGA